The Paraburkholderia megapolitana genomic sequence CCAGGCAGAAATCAAATACAGCCATGTTCGGCGAAGTCATCAACAGGTGTGAAGCCATCGGACTGACTGCACCCAGCCGGAAGACCTTCCTGCGCGAGATCAGGATACTCAAAAACAGTGATGCAGCGGTGAAACGGTTCGGGAGTCGTGTTGCATATGAAATGGAACCAATCCTGCTGGCCGACTGGCTCGACTATACGACACCGAGACACGGCACTCATCCGTTCCACATCGCCCATCTCGACCATACGCCGTTGCCAATACGCCTCGTTTCACGCAGCAACAGGAAGCTGCTGAAGAGTGTCTGGCTCTCGCTGATGGTTTGCGCCTATTCGAGAAAGATTCTGGCCTATTACCTCACCTTCGACCCCCCCTCCTATCGATCAAACATGATGATCATTCGGGACTGCGTGAGACGACATGGACGCGTTCCTCAATTCGTTGTGGTCGACAATGGGAAGGATTTTCAGTCCGGATATTTCGACAGGCTGCTCGCCGCACTTAACCGCAACAAACTGCACCGCAGACCAGGTCGTCCGAGAGACGGAGGCGTGATCGAGAGCCTCTTCAACGTCACCCAGGAGACCTTCATCTTCAATCTCCTCGGTAACACCCAGGCCGATCGAGAGTTCAGAAAGAAAACAAAATCAGTCGCGCCCGAACGGCTGGCGATATGGACGTACGAGCGCTTCAACATGCGACTGGAGCAGTATTTCAACAACGTCTATCACGAGAATTACCACTCAACTCTTGGGTGCAGCCCCAACGAGATGTTCAACCGGGGACTGGATATATCCGGACAGCGGGAACACACGAGGATTCCGTACTCGAAAGCGTTTCTGATGCTCACTTTCCCGTCGACCCCCAAAGGAACGGCAAAAATCACCGTTCGAGGCATCAAGGTCAATTACCTTTACTACACGTCCCCTGTACTCCGGATTTTCAGAAGCATCGGACAGCACGTTCCGGTTCGGTATGACCCGTTCAATATGGGCGTTGCCTATGCCTACGTTGATAACCGATGGCACGAGTGTCACTCCGAGCATTACCTGACTTTCAGGGGGCGATCGGAAAAAGAGATGCAGATAGCAAGCGAGTTTCTGCGCGGGAAGGCCCGTCAAGCGGGCATTGAAGCGCCACTCAATGCGAAACGACTAGCCGAATTCCTTAACACTACGGCGGCTGACGAGGTACTCGATATGCAGCGGCTCTATGAGGAGGAATCCGAAAGCGGCCGGCCCGTTGACGATGGCGTTATCACCGAAGTGACCGAAGGCTCGGTCTGGTCCGACGCCGAGGCCGTTGATGAGCCTGAACTTCACGTGTACAAACCTCAGCTTCTGGGAGATTTCTGATGCAGCAATTTTCCCCAGACTCACCCGAGGCCATGAAGATCTCGGCCTACCGTGATCAGCGCTTCATGCACCTGAAGCTCGAGGAGGCCTTCAAGGCACTGAATCAGATCGGCAACCCCTCACATAGCGAGTCGATCATCGCGCTCGTCGGCCCGACCGGTGTCGGGAAGTCCGTGTTGATCCGGGAGTTCGTGAAGCGGGTCAACCAGTCGTTCGCCGCCGAGATGGAGCATGATTTCTCGATGGTCCCGGCCATTTCAATCGAACTCCCGTCGCCGATCTCCGGAGACTTCAACTGGAAAGACACAGGTATTCGCATCATCTCGGCATTCGACGAGCCGCTTATTTCCCGGAAGATGATTCCTCGCCTGCAGGCAGAGCTCGAAGGAGAGATCGTTGCCAATCCATCGCGACTCGTAGCCGAAGAGTTGCGTCGAGCCGTCAAAAACTGCGTACGCAACAGAAAGACCAGGGTCATCGCATTCGACGAAGCGAGCAACCTGTTTCGTGCACGATCGGCTTCGCGGCATCTATTGCAGCTTGACCTGGTGAAGTCCCTGTCCAACGACATCAAGATCCCGTTGATCCTTTCGTCTACCTACGATCTGCTCAATCGCGAAAACTTCCATGGGCAACTGATGCGTCGTACCGAGGTGATACATCTGGGCCGGTATCTTCAGGAAGATCTTAAGCCCGGCAACCCCTACGGTGAATCATTCCAGAACACCGTCTATAGTCTGCTTAACGCCCTCCCCGTACCGTGGGAGAAGCACCTCGTCGATTGCCCCGATTACTTCCTGATGAACTGTATCGGATGCGTCGGTATCCTGAAAAAATGGCTAATGCTCGCACTTGAGCAGGCACTCACGCTCGACCGATCGATCGACGCTGATCTTCTGGAGAGTACCTCGTACGAAAATTACAGACTGATCACCATGCTCGAAGAGGCGCAGGCGGGAGAGCGCCTGCTGGATGATGTCAAGACAGAGGAACTGGCTCGCAGGCTGGGGTTCGCCCAGACACCATCTCCAGTGTTAAGCACGAAACGCGAGACAGATCGCCCCACCCGATCAGCAAAGGGTCACCACAAGCCGGGCAAGCGAAAACCCGGCCGTGACCAGGTAGGAGGCAAACTATGAAAGATGCAGCCTCTGAACTCTGGGCAAGCCCGGAATGGGTGATGCCACAACGCAGCCGGCTGTTCTCGATCAGCCCGATGGGACAGGGAACCGTGATGGTCGAAGCATTGCACAGCCTGGTCATCCGGCTCGCTCACGCGCACCTTGTCAAGCCAGCGGTTCTCGTCAAGGAAGAAATTCTGAGGGATTGCGATATCAATTGTACGCAATGCAGCGCGAAGTTCGTCACGACCTACCTGAACACAATGAACGGGCTGGGGAAGTATGCTGCTGAAATTACCACCAGCCTGGAAAAGCTCACAATGCAGTCGGGTCTCGACGAATGCACCTTCCTCAAATGGAATGCGCTGTTCGAGTACCGTTCACGACGCATGCTACATCTGCACCCGCAATGGTGCCCGCTCTGCTTTGAGCACTGGCGACTGAGCGGTGTGGAGCCATACTACCCTCTCATCTGGCAATCAATCATTGTCCGTCATTGCCCTGTGCATGAGGTGCCGCTCGAGCAGAACTGTCCAGGTTGCGGCAAGGCTCAGCCCTTTGTGCCCCGGCACTACTATCTGGATCACTGTTCGTATTGTGGATGCTCACTGGCACAGCAAGGTGACGCCGCAAGAGCCACTGCCGGACATTGCATATCAGCGGACGCGCAACGCTCGATCGACGCCGTAACGGAAATGATCACCCTCGGCGCGTCTATCCGGCATCTTTTGACTGCTGAGCATTTCTGGCAACGGCTTCAGGAAGCAGCCGACCGATTCTATGAAGGGAAGGTCAAATCATTTGAGAAATCAATCGGCTTCGCAGAGGGCGTGTTCAGCAACTGGAAGCTCGGACGACACAAGCCGTCATTTATTGCTTTTTATCAGTTCACCAGCAGACTGAACACGACGCCCGTCGCATTTCTCATCGATGGCATACCCGATTCTTTCTGCCCTCCGGACGTGAAATTGCGAGCGCCTAAGCGCACCCCTGTTCGATTGACTGCAGCGGAACAAGATCGATTGAAAAGCGCGCTGCGCGAAATCATTGCGCGTGGTTACTCCGAACTGCCAATGAGAGACATTGCCGCACAACTCGGCCGTCGACATACGTTTCTCATCTACTGGTTTCAAGATGAGTGTCGCCAGATATCATCATTGCACCGCCAGTGGGTAAGGGCACAGGCGAAGAATCGGGCTGATACAAACCGGAATCTCGCTATACAGATGATTCAGGAACTATATGCCAGACGAGTACGAGTGACACGGGACCTGATGGACGACGTGCTCGGGAAAGTCGGGCTTTCATTGCAGGATCCGGTGGTGCGGGAAGCGGTCTACGCGCTTCGGACGGACCAGTTGGCCGGATCCATAGGCAAGGACCGAGGCCCAGAAGCATAGTGCATCGGTCGCTACGTCACCATGACGGTGGCGTAGCGATAGAGCAATGGATGAAGAAAGAATTTCGACCCAACCATGACGGAGCAAGTCGCTCGACTAGTCGACAACACCAGGAATGTGGTTTGGGGAGCGCTGCAGGTAGCTGGCCCGCAAAACGAATGACATCAAGCTGACTGTAAGTAGGTTGCAGTGTGCGGTGTCATGAATTTAAGTCGACCTGCTTTCATACCTGGATTGCTCCTCATTCGTCTCGTCGACCACCAGCCGTCATTAACCCAGCATGCCAGCTTCGAGCGAAAGGACGTAGCGCAGAAGATCGTCTGCGCGTCCTTCCGAAACCAGTCGCTCAGCCGTTTTGTAATCGAACACCACCAAAGGCTGATTTCGATACCAGAACAGCGTCGCCGAAACATCGCCACGGACGTCAACAGCCGCCCGAATTACGCGCAATGCCTCTCGAAGGAAACTCTGCACGCTCGCTGATTCCGGCGAGCAACGGACGACGTCGCAATGCACTCTCGCCTGCTGCGCGAATACTTGCATATTGATGTGCAGAGCGTCAGCAAACCGCCGCGCGGAGATAATAGGAACAGCGCTCGTCGGATCCCGCAGGGACTCCATGAATTGATCAAACGTAGCAATCGATCCCGGGAAATGATCGGTAGAGGTTGGCATGAGCGACCCATGTTGACGCACCGGACACGCACATTCATAGCACAGCAAGGTCGCCCCCAATACACCCCCTGCTGGATAAGACGAAGCCCAGTGCCGCTTGCCGACAGAGGGTGTCGAGATCAGCTCTCGCGCTGTCAGCCGAGTCGTCGGGCTCTGGAATCTGGGCGGTTATATAACGGCACCGAATTGTTGTTACTTAAGGGAAACAGGCTCAACAATCGCTTCAAACTCAGAAAGTAGATCGGGTTGACGCTCCCACAGGTAATGTGCTCTCGACTCGTTTTCCAGTAACCTGGCCAGATGCTCTTCGGCGAGCATCCGCGTTGCACCATCAGTGGATCCCCGTGACGCTCTTTCCCAACACCGCTGAAGATGGGATGATAGTGAAAAATAGTAACCAGAAGTGACAAATTCGGGGGCCGAAAATGGGGGAAGGTACCACAGCAAAAAGAGAGAACCTCCGGGAGGTCGATCTATCGGAGGTATGGCAGTTGCTTGCCGCCCAGGAACAGATTGAGTACTGGAAGTTTGCAGGCAATTACGCACGTCGGTTGAATCATGGCACTTCGACTTACAAGAGATTGTGCGCCGCACTCAGAGAGGTTGAATCTAAAAAGAACGTCAGTCGTTCGACTTCGCTGCTGCCGGGTTCGGCTCGTGACCTGTCGACGGTCGAGCTATGCCGATTGATCAGTAAGCACAAGGAACGCCTCTTGGCAGTTCCTAATGCTGAGCCGTTCCTCGTTGGTGCGCTGTGTCGATGGATACAAGATATCTGGCGCGAGGCGCTGAACGCCATCTTGGACGCTCTGAATTGTCCGCGTGACGAAACCGGCGCCTTGAAAGGAGAGATCCCCGATTTTGCGCCTGAGGAAGCGAAGAGCGAAGCACATTCACTCACATCCCGCCACCGGGCGCACGATTTGGCCGTCGTCTGTGGCGGCCTTTTGCTGTGCAATCCTCGATGGAAAGGGCTGACGCTCGCGTTCGACACGTTAAGACAATTGCAGCAAAACTCCGATATCACGTCACCGTCTGCCCTATCTCCACGGAGCGAGGAGCACGACCTCGATGTTCTACCGACACCCAGCGACCCGACCGGGAAATCTATCGATGCAGACACACTACTGGCGATAACAAACGGGCTTGATGTTCTTAAGGCTCATTTGGTCGACGCCACCGCTGAGATCGCTACGGGCAGAATTCCGGATTTGGTACCAACAATTGAGGTGTGGAGGAAAGTTCACGGCCAGCACGCCTACGCTGCTGCACAATTGAAGGTGTCGAGTTCAAGCGTTGTGGATCTCGAAGCTGCGCTCACCGCACGCGACCAACAGACACAGGTGTTGTTCAATCTCGCACGATGCAGATCAATTGAGCACAAAACTGATCCAACATTCTCTGGCGGTACATTAATACGGGCAAGGTGCGATGAGTTAGAACGCAGTCTAAAGGAGAGAGTAGTTTCCACGTTGGCCGAGCGTGCTGTGCGAGCGCTCATTCGCCTCGTTGACGAAGGGGAGAGATTAGACGATGAGGAAGCAGCTCTACTCCAGAATGAGGCGGAAGAAATTTTTGGAAAGACCGTAGCTGCAGCCGCTGTACGCGGAAAACTGATCTTTGGCGCCACGCCAGCGGACATAAAGCAGGAAAACGACAGTGGGTCCGCGCCGATCGAGAGCGATCGCGCTGGAACAATTGTTCCACAACCAATACCGGAAAACCTCAACACACAATTCGATGTGAAAGCTCACATTGAGCAAGTGTCCCAATCGCCGATTGCCAATGACGAGACTCAAGCTCCGACATCCGTTGCCGACGATGAGGTTGTCGAACAAACACACTCGAGCGCTGGCGATGAGGCGGACGGGGAAATGTCGCACGTCGAGCCGCCATCACTGGCGAATGACGAAGCCACTTCTCCGATCAACCGAGCGCAGGCGGTCGAGGAGGATGCAGGTACTTTTCAGCCAGCACTTGCAGCGGCTGTGCCGACGAGTATGCAGTCCATAGGCGACGAATTCGAATCGTTCGCGAGTTTCTGCAAGTCCCACTGGGTTGATGCTAGAGGCGAAGTTGTGCCTGCACCGTGGATCACCCCCGGTTTTTCTTCCGAACTTACGAGACAAGCTCTCGATGCGTGGCAATTCGGGGAGCCTGGGATTGCCTATCTATTCGCTAAGGCAACCTGCGCGCTGGGAGTTCCGACATCCTTTGAGATGGGCGATCTTGCGAGTGCTGATGAGCTCTTGTCCGCGCCAGACTCTCCGGGCACTGGCCGAGACGCCTCTCGGGTAAACCGACTGCGCATTAGCCTCACATTGCCCTCACCGTCCGCGAAGTTGACCTTTGGCATGGGGCTTATGCTGGAGGCGTTGCGGCCGACGTCTCCGTTCTCGTTCACTCAGCCTGAGATTGAGGCATTGCTCGAGCGCGCGTCGTACAACGATCCAGCGCTCAGTGAGATCGTGCGGTTTCTGCTTAGTGGCTGGGCTGCACAGCTGAATCCACTCGACTCTTTGCGCGCGCGCCTCCTAGAAGGGCCACAGGAAACGCTGGAAGATATCAAAGCAAGCCTTCGTTTGGCTCAGGCTGCTCTCAGAACAGAAGTCGCAACCCTATGGAGCGCGGCGGGCGGCAGAATCCAGCGAACGCACTGTCGAGCGGCATGGACGAAGTTTGTAACAGAGGAGGTTGCGCCTCTCAGAGACGATCTTGCTCCCAGTGACCCGAGAGCGGGTGTTCAATTGAAGTGGAAATCTGCGAGGCTCACTGAACGCGTGGTGGAGCTCGGTCGCTCGTTTAAACGCATCATGGATGCTGCGAGCGTCAAACACCAAGATAGATCCGTAGCCGACAGTGCTGCGCAACAGATCGTGACGGCTATTAGTCACGTCGCCGATGCACTGGAAAGGCTTACCACGCAACAACAGCACGAGCGCGCTTCTTACGATGGCATTCCGCATGAGGCCGGTTCGAGGCTGCTTTCTGGATCTTCGTCGAGCACGACCGACCGCTTGTGCACTTCGATGTTTTCTGCGGTGCTGGTAGGGAAGCCACATACCAGTGGAATGCGACTGAAATCCGGTTACTTGATCAATCACGCAGACATCATCAGGTACGTGAATCCAGATGCGTTGAAGAAGCGAGGAATCGCTCGTGAAGGTATTCGTGCCCTGAGCTTCGAGGACCCAATTCCGGTCAGCGTTCTGTTGCAGGATTGGCGGACGAAAGAGCCCACTTTTATCGACGAGGACGGTTCGCTATGGACTGCATTGCGAAATATTGCTGCGGAAGGTGAGCGGCGCGACATATTGGCTGCCCTATCGAGTACCGATGTGCTGCAATCGCATGAGAGGACATTGCTGCACCGGTATGCTCTGGAGCTCCAAGACGGCGCGTTCGAAGCAACGAAGCAAATGGAGAGGCTCTGGGGATCAAGCAACGAACTTATGTCCTCGACGGAATCGAGGCTCAAGGTCATCGTGGATGAGGCCAAGTCACTGACGGCGGTCGGTGCGACAGCAAGCGCCTCGATCGCGAAGAATCTTCTTCTTCTGGCCTGGTTGAGGCAGATGGTGACCCGAGCCACTGTACATCGCGATTCGGAAGCAGGTGCTCTTCTCGAGGTCGCACGCGAGAGATCGGAAGACCTTGCCACGCGCATCGGAACCTATTTTAAGTCTGATGATTATCGCGCAGGTGTCTCGCTATTTCATACTGGCGACGTTCCCAAGGCCACCTCGGATCGCTTGGCCGGTCGCAGAACAATCTGGCGCGACGACGCAGTCAAGTTGTGGACTGAACCTAGAACGAAATTGACTTATGACTTTCGCGGCTCTACCTCAGAACTGAATCGGCTGACGGAAGTTTGGACGTCTGCTGCGCCAGAATCGAACCAGCGAGAAGGACTGCCTCGATTGTTCTACGCCATGATCAGTGGAGAAGTGGGGCGATCGACAAACGAAAATCAGAAACGATTCCCTGTAAAGCTAGCTGAGCTACGGGAACATAAGGAGCGGAAAACAGTCATCAGCTGCCAGACAATTCGAAGCTACTTCCAAAGATCGAAGCTGAACCCGACGTTTCTGCCTCAACTTGCGGATTTCAGCCAGATTGTCATAGCCTCTTCGCCCCACCACACGAGCTACGGCGCAAGTGTCTTAGATGACTGGAGTAAAGCCGCAAGTAGTGAGGCGGCAGGGTCCCTAGTCGTATTTCTCGCACCTGCGATTCCGCTAGCGCGTAGGGATGACCTTGGCGGAGGGTTACGTAAGCGTGGTATCGCCGCGGCGATTGTCGATGATGTCGATCTTTGCCGACTATATGCCGCTTCGGCAGTGGCCGACGGTCACGATTTCGTGCCCTTTCTCGAAATAATGCTAGAGCAGCTAGAGCTTGATCGAGCCTCGCCCTTTTCGAGCCTCGATGGTCAGCACGTCCGACTGGAAACCTATACTGGTCGGACTCAAGAGGCTCAGAAGGTCGCACTCGGTTGGTCCTACTCGCGCGTGTTCTCGGGTCGAAAACTCGGAAAGAGCGCCCTGCTTAAGTATGTGGCAAATACGTTCGATGGCTATCCACTTCCCTCGGCAAATGAGCTTAGCGTCTTCTTCATCACGATCGCCGGCGGAGAGTCGGAGCGATGGGTAGTGGACTGTATCCTCGACGAGATGACTGAGCGCTTCGGCCTGCACGAGGCGATCGCACTCAAGGAGCAAACTCCGGCAGAACGATATTCGGCATACATGAAGCGTTTTTTGAACGAGAAACCCGGGCATAGCGTACTCCTGATACTCGATGAAGCAGACGCATTCGTCGAAGGCCAGCTTGCACGATATGACACCGTTCGTGAGGGCTCCCTCAGCTTCCGCATGATGAAGGAACTGCCTGCCCAAGTGGACTCGAATCAACTACCACGAATTCGAACGATTTTTTCGGGCTATCGAGTCACCAATACGAGGGGTGGTGTCTGGGCGAACGCGGGAGACGTGCTTGTTTTGCGTCCCCTGGCGGAAGAGGAAGCCGTTCACTTTCTTCAAGGAATGCTCGCGCGTATCGGTGTTGCGCTGGGAAGCCACGCTCCCTTTGTGGCGATGCGTTGTGGGTTTCAACCCGCGGTCCTTATCCGATTCGGTGAGAGTCTCGTTAAACGCCTCAGACGTGCAACCCGTTCAGCGAACCGAGAGACGCTAACGGTCACTCACGACGAAGTACTTTCGACGTTAGGCGATCAGGGTGTGCTCGACGAAATCAAGACTGTTGTTAACAACAATTTCCAGGGGAATCGGATGGGCGCGGTCGTGTTCGGTGCAACACTACTCGCGCTTAAGGATCTAGAACCGGGACTCGCACTGACTGACGGTCCTGTTCAAGTGCTTGGGAAACTCCGCGAGATTGATGCGAACCTCGATTGGCTTGAAAGAGTCGATGCTTCACCGCTGGCGGAGATCGAGCGAAATCTAAGAGACTTCATTGATCGCGAACTCCTGACCGTATCCGATGCTCCGCGATTCGGTGTTCGGGAATATCGACTCCGATTTCCCCATTTTCTGCCAGTGCTAACACAGCAGTCGGAGGTTGCACTGGAGGTAAGACAGCAGATACAAGCTATCCGCGCCGGAACGTCCCAACGGCGCCTAGCTGAATGTGTGCTCTCAGAAAGCGCGCTTGACCTCATTCGCTACTGGTATCACCAAGACAACATTGATGATTGCAAGTTGGTGGTCGTTGGAGGTCACTGGATATCGGCGCTGCTCGACAAGAAATGCGGTGTCCCGGATCGTTTGGGCTCTGAACTGCAATCCCTCGCGGAATCAATGGGACACGAACCCATACCAGCTCTCTTAGCCGACGGGAAGCGAGTGTTCAGCGAGGTGGGGACGCGCGACTGGCCTGCCTTTCTAACCTCACATGTTGGTCGTCCCCTAGTGCTGATCGGCGGCCTGGATCTGCAGCGCGTCGCAAGAAGATACTCCCTTGACGGTGGCGACGTCCCGGTTGAAGCAGTCACGCTTGGCCGCTTGACGGAGGCTACATTGGCATGGTGGTTTGAAGACGCACGAGCGCTTCACTTCAAGACGAGCGATGGAATTGCTAAGATCGCACGAGCGACAGCTCTCGTTCCGTTTCTCGCTGGCTTGTTCGACGGGTTGCTGCCCCACGCCTCCGGCTCCGACGTTACGCAAGACGACCTAGAGGCAGCGCTATCGCAACTCGAAGCCGAGTTACCCGAAGCTGCACGCATGCTCAGTGACACCTCTCACGTCGATGGTCTCACGTCTCGCGAGATCGAACTGCTGAAGATGTCCGTTCATGTAGCGGAGGAAGTCGTCGAAGAATTCGATCTGGAACGAGAGCTTCCCGAGTATTGGGCGCTGCTCGATCGTTCTCGTGATGGTGAAAATGCACCACTGAGCGACCCTAGTGACTGGTCGGCTCTGAAATTACTCATCGAGGCAGGACTTTTGCCTCAAAAAACGGAGGCCGGCGCATCATCGAACTCCCGGTCGCTGGGCCGCGTTCGCTTCGACACGTCGGGCACTTTAGTTCGATTGATCAAGGCTCTGAGCCACCAAGATGCAACTTGAGGTTTCTCTGGCCGGCTTTTCGTCGCCTTGGTCGTTTCGCGGCTCGAAACCGTTCTGCGCTTGGGCAGAAGCAAAGCCATGGTTGCATGAGGGGGGGGTGTGCGTGATTCGCACCGAGAATGCCGAAATTGGTGACCTACTGCTCCCGTCTGTTGCACGTTTCATACATGGCATAAACGGCGGCGAACGCCGGTTGGATGTTAGGCGGATCTTATGCGGAGATCGGTTCGGCACCCCGATACAAGCACTGCTTCACGATTTCGAACTCGATCCAGAAATTAGTCCCTTCGAAGCCCGTCCTCGAATCAAGAGTCGCTTGCTCGATCGCTCGTTGTTGCTGGTCTTCATAGAATCCGCGTCGGTCAATCCATGTGATTGGGAAAACCTCATCGATCTACTGGAGTATTACCGCAAGGCCACCGACCCAGTACGCTTGTGCGCGCTTGTGTTCGATGACCGTGGTGTCGTCAATTCCGCACCCGTCTGTGATTATCTGAGCGGTCACACTTCGCACCCTGTTTTCGCCGACACCTCATCCATAAGCACGGTCAAC encodes the following:
- a CDS encoding Mu transposase C-terminal domain-containing protein, which codes for MLSDTELQELFDRLDTPEAGRKRVKWIRENAPVRTVGGGKRSNIVRYASRKMGFVIECEARSTEYAAAVTWDFDDETLEFYSQPSTLTLRKRLPNDRRSTYTYTPDFFRITNSGFEFIECKTEQDLLVLAIKSPHTYSVDESKSWRCAPGEESAAEFGVMFRVRSTNDNNPVLIENIEFLRDYLVAEPQTDVGQQCALREYLTDRPWATAAAILGAIPNIADTLYAEIAKGRVTFDLVNERIADTERALVFRDKQSASAYRTFAQSRISEPRGNVILELLPGTRFDWDGKPWEVINRGDTLIACRCLDPGAQGGTEFIDLESTLVDALAKEGKIIPYAKPVDGKEDCLEWLERASDDQLARALERYKALFAVNYSGPLTTSATRTRQYWLASFRRAQRFKGYGFVGLIPNWEHTQGNRQRRIDPPVVSIMADIFHRDWTDPRQKSNTAMFGEVINRCEAIGLTAPSRKTFLREIRILKNSDAAVKRFGSRVAYEMEPILLADWLDYTTPRHGTHPFHIAHLDHTPLPIRLVSRSNRKLLKSVWLSLMVCAYSRKILAYYLTFDPPSYRSNMMIIRDCVRRHGRVPQFVVVDNGKDFQSGYFDRLLAALNRNKLHRRPGRPRDGGVIESLFNVTQETFIFNLLGNTQADREFRKKTKSVAPERLAIWTYERFNMRLEQYFNNVYHENYHSTLGCSPNEMFNRGLDISGQREHTRIPYSKAFLMLTFPSTPKGTAKITVRGIKVNYLYYTSPVLRIFRSIGQHVPVRYDPFNMGVAYAYVDNRWHECHSEHYLTFRGRSEKEMQIASEFLRGKARQAGIEAPLNAKRLAEFLNTTAADEVLDMQRLYEEESESGRPVDDGVITEVTEGSVWSDAEAVDEPELHVYKPQLLGDF
- a CDS encoding TniB family NTP-binding protein, whose protein sequence is MQQFSPDSPEAMKISAYRDQRFMHLKLEEAFKALNQIGNPSHSESIIALVGPTGVGKSVLIREFVKRVNQSFAAEMEHDFSMVPAISIELPSPISGDFNWKDTGIRIISAFDEPLISRKMIPRLQAELEGEIVANPSRLVAEELRRAVKNCVRNRKTRVIAFDEASNLFRARSASRHLLQLDLVKSLSNDIKIPLILSSTYDLLNRENFHGQLMRRTEVIHLGRYLQEDLKPGNPYGESFQNTVYSLLNALPVPWEKHLVDCPDYFLMNCIGCVGILKKWLMLALEQALTLDRSIDADLLESTSYENYRLITMLEEAQAGERLLDDVKTEELARRLGFAQTPSPVLSTKRETDRPTRSAKGHHKPGKRKPGRDQVGGKL
- a CDS encoding TniQ family protein, encoding MKDAASELWASPEWVMPQRSRLFSISPMGQGTVMVEALHSLVIRLAHAHLVKPAVLVKEEILRDCDINCTQCSAKFVTTYLNTMNGLGKYAAEITTSLEKLTMQSGLDECTFLKWNALFEYRSRRMLHLHPQWCPLCFEHWRLSGVEPYYPLIWQSIIVRHCPVHEVPLEQNCPGCGKAQPFVPRHYYLDHCSYCGCSLAQQGDAARATAGHCISADAQRSIDAVTEMITLGASIRHLLTAEHFWQRLQEAADRFYEGKVKSFEKSIGFAEGVFSNWKLGRHKPSFIAFYQFTSRLNTTPVAFLIDGIPDSFCPPDVKLRAPKRTPVRLTAAEQDRLKSALREIIARGYSELPMRDIAAQLGRRHTFLIYWFQDECRQISSLHRQWVRAQAKNRADTNRNLAIQMIQELYARRVRVTRDLMDDVLGKVGLSLQDPVVREAVYALRTDQLAGSIGKDRGPEA
- a CDS encoding DUF2384 domain-containing protein; its protein translation is MPTSTDHFPGSIATFDQFMESLRDPTSAVPIISARRFADALHINMQVFAQQARVHCDVVRCSPESASVQSFLREALRVIRAAVDVRGDVSATLFWYRNQPLVVFDYKTAERLVSEGRADDLLRYVLSLEAGMLG